Proteins encoded within one genomic window of Halodesulfurarchaeum formicicum:
- a CDS encoding DEAD/DEAH box helicase, with product MTRSDSTPPADPDAAIEAFRDAIEAAERPVVTATDVATALGYTQAAAADLLDELVEAGQVSSVAVDGDPVVFYAEQWADTTTRERVVPFPDRHEIVVDQPAQFTRAQLSQFARLADTNGQAGYRYEIRQADVWAAPHDSFESLRGTVRDVLGGPEPTLEDWIESQWQRARQFTLRTHEDGYTILEAQSDSLMGNVAREELGDTQLHGPIDDATSWVVEGAEAEIKRILYEAGYPVRDERELDTGDRLECSLSLELRDYQQDWRDRFLEAGAGVLVGPAGSGKTVAAMGILAELEAETLILVPTRELAGQWHEELRRHTDLDPADIGEYHGGEQSIRPVTIATYQIASMDRHRGLFDSRRWGLIVYDEAHRVPSPVHRLTADLQSRHRLGLTASPLREDDRERDIYTLIGPPIGTDWDTLFDAGYVEQPSVEIRYVPFEDAAKDEHAAASTHQKRMLAATNPAKIEAVRDTLAERPDAKALVFVEYLDQGDRLANALDVPFVSGETPHAERARLFQSFRRGDLDTLVVSRVADEGIDLPDAELAVIASGLGGSRRQGTQRAGRIMRPSGNASVVVLATEGSRESDFAVQQMHHLSSKGVPVTERTLGSD from the coding sequence GTGACACGGTCCGATTCAACGCCACCCGCCGATCCCGACGCGGCCATCGAGGCGTTTCGCGACGCCATCGAAGCCGCCGAGCGACCCGTCGTCACCGCGACGGACGTGGCGACGGCCCTGGGATACACCCAGGCCGCGGCGGCCGACCTGCTCGATGAACTGGTCGAGGCGGGACAGGTATCGAGCGTGGCAGTCGACGGCGATCCGGTGGTGTTCTACGCCGAGCAGTGGGCGGACACGACCACCCGCGAGCGGGTCGTGCCGTTTCCCGACCGCCACGAGATCGTCGTCGACCAGCCCGCCCAGTTCACCCGCGCACAGCTCTCGCAGTTCGCCAGACTCGCTGACACGAACGGCCAGGCGGGCTACCGCTACGAGATCCGCCAGGCGGACGTCTGGGCGGCCCCACACGATTCCTTCGAGTCCTTGCGCGGAACCGTGAGAGACGTGCTGGGCGGGCCCGAACCAACCCTCGAAGACTGGATCGAGTCCCAGTGGCAGCGGGCCCGCCAGTTCACGCTTCGGACCCACGAGGACGGCTACACGATACTCGAAGCCCAGAGCGACTCGCTGATGGGCAACGTCGCTCGCGAGGAACTGGGCGACACACAGCTTCACGGCCCGATCGACGACGCCACGAGCTGGGTGGTCGAGGGCGCCGAAGCCGAGATCAAGCGCATTCTCTACGAGGCGGGCTATCCCGTACGCGACGAGCGGGAACTCGACACCGGCGACCGGCTGGAGTGCTCGCTCTCCCTCGAACTCCGGGACTACCAGCAGGACTGGCGGGACCGCTTCCTGGAGGCCGGGGCCGGGGTGCTCGTCGGGCCGGCCGGGAGCGGCAAGACCGTGGCGGCGATGGGCATCCTCGCGGAACTGGAAGCCGAGACGCTGATTCTCGTCCCGACCCGGGAACTGGCCGGCCAGTGGCACGAGGAACTCCGCCGGCACACCGACCTCGACCCCGCGGATATCGGGGAGTATCACGGCGGCGAGCAATCGATCCGTCCGGTGACGATCGCGACCTACCAGATCGCGAGTATGGACCGGCATCGTGGCCTCTTCGACAGCCGGCGCTGGGGCCTGATCGTCTACGACGAGGCCCACCGGGTTCCCTCGCCGGTCCATCGACTGACCGCCGACCTCCAGAGTCGCCATCGGCTGGGACTGACGGCCTCGCCCCTGCGGGAGGACGACCGCGAGCGGGACATCTACACGCTGATCGGCCCGCCGATCGGGACCGACTGGGACACCCTTTTCGACGCCGGCTACGTCGAACAGCCCAGCGTGGAGATCCGGTATGTCCCCTTCGAGGACGCGGCCAAGGACGAGCATGCTGCAGCCAGCACCCACCAGAAACGGATGCTGGCCGCGACCAACCCGGCGAAAATCGAGGCGGTCCGGGACACGCTGGCCGAACGACCCGACGCGAAGGCGCTTGTCTTCGTGGAGTACCTCGATCAGGGCGACCGGCTCGCAAACGCCCTCGACGTGCCGTTCGTGAGTGGGGAGACCCCGCATGCCGAACGGGCCCGGCTGTTCCAGTCGTTCCGCCGGGGCGACCTCGACACCCTCGTCGTCTCGCGGGTGGCCGACGAGGGGATCGACCTGCCAGACGCCGAACTCGCGGTCATCGCCTCCGGTCTCGGCGGGTCCAGACGCCAGGGTACCCAGCGGGCCGGTCGAATCATGCGCCCCTCGGGTAACGCCTCCGTCGTGGTCCTCGCCACCGAGGGCTCACGGGAGTCGGATTTCGCCGTCCAGCAGATGCATCATCTCTCGAGCAAGGGGGTGCCCGTCACCGAGCGCACGCTCGGTTCGGACTAG
- a CDS encoding aldo/keto reductase: MTDLASIDLDFVELGATGIQTSELQFGTWRFGRETQEGNVEIDEQRGTELLSAYEQAGGRYIDTADIYGGGQAETWIGDWLEDRDRERFTIASKIYWQTRDGDPNSRGTNRKNIRHRIDTLLDRLGTEYVDVLYIHRWDDATGARELMRTLNGLVEAGKVHYLGASTLRPNAWKVVKANQIARREGWEPFTVLQPRYNLADREIEGDYLEMARREDLAVCPWSPLGQGFLTGKYSREDGLTGESRAAESDRFRENYLTEANFDLHEELDAVAEAVGATPAQTALAWLMHRDGVTAPIVGARTVAQLEENLGAATIELSDEQVARLTEAKPGPYAGL; this comes from the coding sequence ATGACGGATCTGGCGTCGATCGACCTCGACTTCGTCGAACTCGGTGCGACCGGCATCCAGACCAGCGAACTGCAGTTTGGAACCTGGCGGTTCGGCCGGGAGACCCAGGAGGGGAACGTCGAGATCGACGAACAACGGGGCACAGAACTGCTGTCGGCCTACGAACAGGCCGGCGGCCGCTACATCGACACGGCCGACATCTACGGGGGCGGCCAGGCCGAGACGTGGATCGGCGACTGGCTCGAAGATCGGGACCGCGAGCGGTTCACCATCGCCTCGAAGATCTACTGGCAGACCCGCGACGGGGATCCGAACAGCCGGGGCACGAACCGCAAGAACATTCGCCATCGCATCGACACACTGCTGGACCGACTGGGCACCGAGTACGTCGATGTGCTCTACATCCACCGCTGGGACGACGCCACGGGTGCCCGGGAGCTGATGAGGACGCTGAACGGGCTCGTCGAGGCCGGGAAAGTCCACTATCTGGGAGCTTCGACGCTTCGGCCGAACGCCTGGAAGGTCGTTAAAGCGAACCAGATCGCCCGTCGGGAGGGCTGGGAGCCCTTCACCGTCCTGCAGCCCCGGTACAACCTGGCCGATCGAGAGATCGAGGGCGACTACCTGGAGATGGCCCGCCGGGAGGACCTGGCGGTCTGTCCCTGGAGCCCGCTCGGCCAGGGCTTTCTCACCGGGAAGTACAGCCGTGAGGATGGCCTGACCGGCGAGTCCCGGGCCGCCGAGTCTGACCGCTTCCGTGAGAACTACCTCACCGAAGCGAACTTCGACCTGCACGAGGAACTCGATGCCGTCGCCGAGGCCGTCGGGGCGACCCCGGCCCAGACGGCCCTGGCCTGGCTCATGCACCGGGACGGCGTGACCGCACCGATCGTGGGGGCCCGAACCGTGGCCCAACTCGAAGAGAACCTGGGCGCGGCGACGATCGAACTGAGTGACGAGCAGGTCGCTCGGCTCACGGAGGCAAAACCGGGGCCCTACGCAGGACTCTAG
- a CDS encoding metal-dependent hydrolase, whose protein sequence is MFVGHEFLALAAGIALARAAGLRADSALAVGLVAGVSAALPDLDVLVAVVGAAGALAELSVAGWEQFWVASEGIHRGVTHTLIAGGSAAVVLAASAVGQRAARQGRRGELAGAIAVGVGTVVAVLAFLGPAVPRTGWLGYSLMLLGAIVVGGVVGSRTILGWRPVLGASLLGLLSHPFGDVFMASPPQACYPLGPFMTAPIRLAADPTLNLLRIALVELGAVWIGLFAVTRVRDLNIVRAIDRLALAGLTFPLFMTLLPTPTMAAAHWLGFPLVPFALLGLAPLRDSERPAEERIYRSIATGTATLTLGLLAYGLLLLAPGLA, encoded by the coding sequence ATGTTCGTGGGCCACGAGTTTTTGGCACTTGCCGCCGGAATCGCCCTCGCCCGGGCGGCCGGGTTACGGGCCGATTCGGCACTGGCAGTCGGGCTCGTGGCCGGCGTGAGCGCCGCGCTCCCCGACCTCGACGTTCTCGTCGCCGTCGTGGGCGCAGCGGGGGCCCTCGCGGAACTGAGCGTCGCCGGCTGGGAGCAGTTCTGGGTCGCCTCGGAGGGGATCCATCGGGGAGTTACCCACACACTGATCGCGGGTGGCAGTGCCGCCGTGGTGCTCGCCGCGAGTGCGGTCGGCCAGCGCGCAGCGAGGCAGGGCCGACGCGGGGAGTTAGCCGGAGCGATCGCGGTCGGGGTCGGGACGGTGGTGGCGGTGCTTGCTTTCCTGGGCCCGGCCGTCCCGAGGACGGGCTGGCTGGGCTACAGCCTCATGCTCCTCGGGGCCATCGTCGTGGGCGGGGTGGTCGGCTCGCGGACGATCCTTGGATGGCGACCCGTCCTCGGCGCTTCCCTGCTCGGGCTTCTCAGTCATCCCTTCGGTGACGTGTTCATGGCGAGTCCGCCCCAGGCCTGCTACCCGCTGGGGCCGTTCATGACCGCCCCGATCAGGCTGGCCGCCGATCCCACGCTGAACCTGCTCAGGATCGCACTGGTCGAACTCGGGGCGGTCTGGATCGGGCTGTTCGCGGTTACCCGTGTGCGGGACCTGAATATCGTGCGTGCGATCGACCGGCTGGCACTCGCCGGCCTGACGTTTCCGCTCTTTATGACACTGCTTCCGACCCCGACGATGGCCGCGGCCCACTGGCTGGGGTTCCCCCTCGTGCCGTTTGCGCTACTGGGGCTCGCCCCACTGCGGGACAGCGAGCGACCGGCTGAGGAACGAATCTACCGCTCGATCGCCACCGGGACCGCCACGCTCACCCTGGGCCTGCTCGCCTATGGGCTACTCCTGCTGGCTCCGGGGCTGGCCTGA
- a CDS encoding ester cyclase: protein MTAEKTTEQTIKETERRFVEEVWNGRQYDRIAEMHTEDFLGHWFDPEQDPTDLAGLERFIKTAHEGFSDFEMTIEFMHVEESTVTAGFTATGTHDGEYMGIPATDEPGNTRGIWVHRYEDGKIAEAWAAWDALGQLQQLGVIPEQFSLASFLETGASLATRGILKRSHSD, encoded by the coding sequence ATGACAGCAGAGAAAACCACGGAACAAACGATCAAAGAGACAGAGCGCAGATTCGTCGAGGAAGTCTGGAACGGTCGACAGTACGACCGAATCGCGGAGATGCACACCGAGGACTTCCTCGGACACTGGTTCGACCCGGAGCAAGACCCGACCGATCTGGCGGGGCTCGAACGGTTCATCAAGACCGCCCACGAGGGATTCTCGGACTTCGAGATGACGATCGAGTTCATGCACGTCGAGGAGTCGACAGTCACCGCCGGGTTCACCGCCACCGGAACGCACGACGGGGAGTACATGGGTATCCCGGCGACCGATGAACCGGGGAACACGCGAGGGATCTGGGTGCACAGATACGAGGACGGCAAGATCGCCGAGGCCTGGGCGGCCTGGGACGCCCTCGGACAACTTCAGCAACTCGGGGTCATTCCGGAACAGTTCTCCCTCGCCTCGTTCCTCGAGACCGGGGCAAGCCTGGCGACACGGGGTATTCTCAAGCGGAGCCACTCGGACTGA
- a CDS encoding cation:proton antiporter regulatory subunit: MTVYETDLPGVGRKFEIDVDNGAQLVIVIHNTGKREVYRKPNPEADAEKVFEASNQLSQTIGSILEGAKFQPVEVDHEGTMLPGDTVLEWYTVTPDSELAGCSLGESAIREGSDVLVVAIQRGEEIITSPGPDTTVEPGDVLVVIGTQSQVLDFETLVADEVTEE; this comes from the coding sequence ATGACCGTCTACGAGACCGATTTGCCCGGCGTCGGTCGGAAGTTCGAGATCGATGTCGACAACGGGGCTCAGTTGGTCATCGTGATCCACAACACGGGCAAGCGGGAGGTCTACCGCAAGCCGAACCCGGAGGCCGATGCGGAGAAGGTCTTCGAGGCCTCGAACCAACTGTCCCAGACCATCGGCTCGATCCTGGAGGGGGCGAAGTTCCAGCCGGTGGAGGTGGACCACGAGGGGACGATGCTCCCGGGGGACACCGTCCTCGAGTGGTACACCGTCACCCCTGACTCGGAACTCGCCGGCTGCTCGTTGGGCGAGTCGGCCATTCGGGAGGGCAGTGACGTCCTCGTGGTCGCTATCCAGCGTGGCGAGGAGATCATTACCTCGCCAGGGCCGGATACCACCGTCGAGCCCGGGGACGTCCTCGTCGTGATCGGGACCCAGTCCCAGGTCCTCGACTTCGAGACGCTGGTCGCCGACGAGGTCACTGAGGAGTGA
- a CDS encoding cation:proton antiporter — protein sequence MAGETALLELGLLFAAVGLVGALAARIDQSVIPFYILAGMVLNPFVAGRVAPISLETTPFVELGAEVGIVLLLLFLGLEFNLDRLLADRARISAAGAIDFAINFGVGLLLGYVLFRAVLPAFLIAGAVYISSSAIISKSLIDLGWIANDEASPILGTLVAEDLLIALYLVVASAMLAGGSDLAGTVQSMGVAVGFMLGLLVVVHYGTPVFEALLETNSREFLVLRALGLVVPIAGLGLLLGVSEAVAAFFVGMAVSATGHVSRLETLLEPVRDVFAAIFFFWIGLVTDPLLLGEVLGLIVLAVFLTTPTKLASGYLAGRIYGLNVRRSTRVALGMTTRGEFTLIIAALALSGAGGVLSTGLAETIYAFAVGYVLVMSVLGTTLMQYATPIENAVSRRFA from the coding sequence GTGGCGGGTGAGACGGCCCTGCTGGAGCTTGGCTTGCTGTTCGCAGCCGTCGGGCTCGTCGGGGCGCTTGCGGCCCGGATCGACCAGTCGGTCATCCCGTTTTACATCCTCGCCGGGATGGTGCTCAACCCCTTCGTCGCGGGCCGAGTCGCCCCGATCTCCCTGGAGACCACGCCATTCGTCGAACTCGGCGCGGAAGTGGGGATCGTGCTCCTCCTGCTTTTCCTGGGCCTGGAGTTCAATCTCGATCGACTGCTGGCCGATCGGGCCCGAATAAGTGCGGCCGGCGCGATCGACTTCGCGATCAATTTCGGCGTGGGACTGTTGCTGGGGTATGTCCTCTTTCGGGCCGTCCTGCCGGCGTTCCTGATCGCCGGTGCGGTCTACATCTCCTCCTCGGCGATCATCTCGAAGTCGCTGATCGACCTCGGGTGGATCGCCAACGACGAGGCCAGCCCGATACTGGGCACCCTGGTCGCCGAGGACCTCCTGATCGCACTCTATCTCGTGGTGGCATCCGCGATGCTGGCCGGTGGGAGTGATCTCGCGGGGACTGTCCAGTCGATGGGGGTCGCCGTGGGCTTCATGCTGGGCTTGCTGGTCGTCGTCCACTACGGAACGCCGGTGTTCGAGGCGCTGCTCGAAACGAATTCCAGGGAGTTTCTCGTTCTTCGGGCGCTTGGACTCGTGGTGCCCATCGCCGGACTCGGGCTCCTACTGGGCGTGAGCGAGGCCGTCGCAGCCTTCTTCGTCGGAATGGCCGTCTCGGCGACCGGGCACGTCTCGCGGCTGGAGACGCTGCTCGAGCCGGTTCGGGACGTTTTCGCCGCGATATTCTTCTTCTGGATCGGCCTGGTGACCGACCCGCTCCTGCTGGGAGAGGTCCTCGGCCTGATCGTCCTGGCCGTTTTCCTGACCACCCCGACGAAACTCGCCAGTGGCTACCTGGCGGGCCGGATCTACGGGTTGAACGTCCGTCGCTCGACTCGGGTTGCCCTGGGCATGACGACCCGGGGCGAGTTCACGCTCATCATCGCCGCGCTCGCGCTCTCGGGGGCGGGCGGGGTGCTGTCGACCGGTCTCGCGGAGACGATTTATGCCTTCGCGGTGGGCTACGTGCTCGTGATGAGCGTGCTGGGGACCACACTGATGCAGTATGCCACCCCGATCGAGAACGCGGTCAGTCGGCGGTTTGCCTGA
- a CDS encoding MFS transporter — MTEPSPANAEPSAAPGTEGWVLAWALGAAAFGGASLLVPLYIVQLGAGPAELGILAAMAAFAGVPGAILFGRLASHVGHRRSLVLVTLGTVTVVLVILPFLQSIPAVIAANTVLWLVVAAVGPVVTMLVVADQPESAWSRQIGRVNKFQGYGWAAGLVLGTVVPLVTTRVFEPQAISRLLFFLLAGLAAASTIGAARTLPRPAGGPQSEREIRRIARLVERSGRGVREATFAMSPNRIYWSTRAISPGRLRSRLDSVLGTYLLAAALFFTGFAMFWAPLPHLLTAAGLDAGRVFALYLVSSLGSAVLYEGVGTLADRLDVRLLQSGALLVRGLLFPLVALLAGVGLTSLGTIMLGVLLTAIGLTWAVILVVGTTIVSRLATPSVRGEVLGSYTALGAFAGGIGSVLGGWLATFGYVVAFTVAGGLVVAGAVLVGSLRALSARSP; from the coding sequence GTGACCGAGCCGTCCCCAGCGAACGCCGAACCGTCAGCGGCCCCGGGGACCGAAGGGTGGGTTCTCGCCTGGGCGCTCGGAGCCGCGGCGTTCGGCGGGGCGTCGCTTCTGGTTCCGCTCTACATCGTCCAGCTCGGGGCCGGCCCGGCGGAACTGGGAATCCTGGCCGCGATGGCGGCCTTTGCCGGTGTTCCCGGGGCTATCCTGTTCGGCCGACTGGCGAGTCACGTCGGCCACCGTCGCTCGCTGGTGCTGGTGACACTGGGGACCGTCACCGTCGTGCTCGTGATCCTCCCGTTTCTCCAGTCCATTCCCGCGGTGATCGCGGCGAACACGGTGCTCTGGCTGGTGGTGGCTGCGGTCGGACCGGTCGTGACGATGTTGGTGGTCGCCGACCAACCGGAGTCGGCCTGGAGCCGACAGATCGGCCGGGTGAACAAGTTCCAGGGGTATGGCTGGGCCGCGGGGCTCGTCCTGGGGACGGTCGTCCCGCTTGTCACGACACGGGTGTTCGAGCCGCAGGCGATCTCTCGCCTGCTCTTCTTTCTTCTCGCGGGCCTTGCCGCGGCGAGTACGATCGGCGCTGCGCGGACCCTTCCACGACCGGCGGGCGGTCCGCAAAGCGAGCGGGAGATCCGCCGAATCGCTCGTCTTGTGGAACGCTCCGGGCGTGGGGTTCGGGAGGCGACCTTCGCCATGTCGCCCAACCGCATCTACTGGTCGACGCGGGCGATCAGTCCCGGGCGCCTTCGCTCCAGACTGGATTCGGTTCTCGGGACCTATCTCCTCGCCGCCGCCCTCTTCTTCACGGGCTTTGCGATGTTCTGGGCCCCACTGCCACACTTGTTGACCGCGGCTGGCCTCGACGCCGGGCGGGTCTTCGCGCTGTACCTGGTCTCCAGTCTCGGCTCGGCTGTGCTCTACGAGGGAGTGGGTACACTCGCGGACCGCCTGGACGTTCGGCTCCTCCAGTCCGGCGCGCTGCTCGTTCGGGGCCTGCTCTTCCCGCTGGTCGCGTTGCTCGCTGGGGTCGGGCTTACCAGTCTTGGGACGATTATGCTCGGTGTGTTGCTGACCGCGATCGGACTCACCTGGGCCGTCATTCTGGTGGTCGGAACCACGATCGTCTCCCGCCTCGCGACCCCGTCCGTTCGCGGGGAGGTGCTGGGGAGTTATACCGCACTGGGGGCGTTTGCCGGCGGGATCGGCAGCGTCCTTGGCGGCTGGCTCGCCACCTTCGGCTACGTCGTTGCCTTCACCGTCGCCGGTGGACTGGTGGTGGCTGGAGCCGTTCTCGTCGGCTCACTCCGGGCGCTTTCGGCCCGCTCACCGTAA
- a CDS encoding DUF6691 family protein — translation MNDRGLGFLGLVYVGGLLFGLGLAVSQMARPEVVLDFLQLEDLGLLFVMGGGAALAGVVFAIASRSGRSAPLTGRPYGLRLREFDRNVAIGGVIFGVGWGLSGICPGAAYASVGIGNYPILIAIAGMFAGAYVQGVLR, via the coding sequence ATGAACGACCGCGGACTCGGCTTCCTGGGCCTGGTCTACGTCGGCGGCCTGCTCTTCGGCCTGGGGCTCGCGGTGAGCCAGATGGCCCGGCCGGAGGTCGTCCTCGATTTCCTCCAGCTCGAGGACCTGGGCCTGCTCTTCGTCATGGGTGGGGGTGCAGCCCTCGCCGGTGTCGTGTTTGCGATCGCGAGTCGGTCGGGCCGGTCCGCCCCCCTGACCGGCCGCCCCTACGGCTTGCGGCTCCGCGAGTTCGACCGGAACGTCGCCATCGGCGGCGTGATCTTCGGGGTGGGATGGGGCCTCTCGGGTATCTGCCCGGGCGCGGCCTACGCGAGTGTTGGCATCGGCAACTACCCGATCCTAATCGCCATCGCGGGCATGTTCGCCGGCGCGTACGTCCAGGGCGTGTTACGGTGA
- a CDS encoding YeeE/YedE family protein produces MVFGPPLELFPNGIIHYAVGGLLVGLGVVVIYLGTGLTPGASTVLESTLSYVSDREWFQRPSLTASRSWRLVFTLGIVSGAALYALVLGEGIWTTEVQLWRLAIGGFLVGVGTRVGKGCTSGHGICGIGSLSGTSVVNVLLFLSVAILTAGAVAALGVSP; encoded by the coding sequence ATGGTCTTTGGCCCACCCCTCGAGTTGTTTCCAAACGGAATTATCCACTACGCCGTCGGCGGCCTGCTCGTTGGCCTGGGCGTCGTCGTTATCTACCTCGGAACTGGCCTGACTCCCGGAGCGAGCACGGTCCTCGAATCTACCCTCTCGTATGTCTCGGATCGGGAGTGGTTCCAGCGACCCTCGCTCACTGCCTCCCGAAGCTGGCGGCTCGTGTTCACCCTCGGAATCGTCTCGGGGGCGGCCCTGTACGCACTCGTCCTCGGTGAGGGTATCTGGACGACCGAGGTCCAGCTCTGGCGGCTGGCGATCGGTGGCTTCCTCGTGGGTGTGGGCACCCGCGTCGGGAAAGGGTGTACCTCCGGCCACGGGATCTGTGGCATCGGGTCGCTCTCCGGGACCTCGGTTGTGAACGTCCTGCTCTTTCTTTCCGTTGCGATCCTGACCGCCGGGGCGGTCGCTGCACTGGGGGTGAGCCCATGA
- a CDS encoding MBL fold metallo-hydrolase produces MHERDTGAAVPEPPAPAESISPTALRERIDRGDPVTVLDVRTASDFEEWHLEGETVTVENRPYYEFLDGAELPEDLPQGDPLIVVCAEGDASDYVAGELRSAGRDAVTLDGGMAAWARIYDRNEITDYDGPGELYQYHRPSTGCLSYLLVDGGEAAVVDPLRAFRDRYVEDAAAQGADLVYAIDTHCHADHVSGVTALAKQGVTGVVPEPTTQRGMEADVDLLRIEDGEELTVGNATIETRHTPGHTSGMSSYLVGESVVLTGDSLFVDSVARPDLEAGDDGAPEAARQLYRSLQERLLTLDQDVIVAGGHTAPSDSPGPDGTFTARLGALVDRMPVLSKPEDEFVEYVLADMPPRPANFEQIIAANLGKQAVDDEEAFRIELGPNNCAAGHGASTG; encoded by the coding sequence ATGCACGAGCGCGATACTGGAGCGGCCGTTCCCGAACCGCCGGCCCCCGCCGAGTCGATCTCCCCGACGGCGCTCCGCGAACGGATCGATCGCGGCGATCCGGTGACGGTCCTCGACGTGCGGACCGCGAGTGACTTCGAGGAATGGCACCTCGAAGGGGAGACCGTGACAGTGGAAAACCGGCCGTACTACGAGTTCCTCGACGGGGCGGAACTCCCCGAGGATCTACCCCAGGGCGACCCGCTAATCGTCGTCTGCGCGGAAGGGGACGCCAGCGACTACGTGGCCGGCGAACTGCGGTCGGCCGGCCGGGACGCCGTCACCCTCGACGGCGGCATGGCCGCCTGGGCGCGCATCTACGACCGCAACGAGATCACCGATTACGACGGCCCCGGCGAGCTCTATCAGTACCATCGCCCCTCGACTGGCTGTCTCTCCTATCTGCTTGTCGACGGCGGGGAGGCCGCAGTCGTGGACCCACTGCGGGCCTTCCGGGACCGGTATGTCGAGGACGCCGCCGCCCAGGGCGCGGATCTGGTATACGCGATCGACACACATTGTCACGCAGACCACGTCAGTGGCGTCACTGCCCTCGCAAAGCAGGGTGTGACCGGTGTCGTCCCGGAGCCGACCACCCAGCGGGGGATGGAAGCAGACGTCGACCTGCTTCGCATCGAGGACGGTGAGGAACTCACGGTTGGGAACGCCACGATCGAGACCAGACACACACCGGGGCACACCAGCGGTATGAGTTCCTATCTCGTCGGCGAAAGCGTAGTGCTAACGGGTGACAGCTTGTTCGTGGACAGCGTCGCCCGGCCGGACCTGGAAGCCGGCGACGATGGGGCCCCCGAGGCCGCCAGACAGCTCTATCGAAGCCTCCAAGAGCGGCTCCTCACCCTCGATCAGGACGTGATCGTCGCCGGCGGACACACCGCCCCGAGTGACTCGCCTGGTCCCGACGGCACCTTCACCGCGCGGCTGGGCGCGCTCGTCGATCGCATGCCCGTCCTCTCGAAGCCCGAGGACGAGTTCGTGGAGTACGTCCTGGCCGACATGCCACCACGGCCGGCCAACTTCGAGCAGATCATCGCGGCGAATCTCGGCAAACAGGCCGTCGACGACGAGGAGGCCTTCCGCATCGAACTCGGGCCGAACAACTGCGCGGCCGGCCACGGGGCTTCGACCGGGTAA
- a CDS encoding ABC transporter permease, whose amino-acid sequence MTEIMKYEAQQRLKGTLTLLVVVSFYLALLVWLFPSIEAAGPSFEEYAQALPESLQAAFAIESITTIEGFLAAEIYQFIWILMLGLYVTYLGGGLIAGDIESGRIDLLLAAPVSRIRVVVEKFGSLLVPILAINVLMPVVVLAAVLSIGESLPAFDLVVLHAFSVPYLLLAAAIGLFLSVFFDRADIPQRAGLGVLFALFTLETVTYDTDIEWVGALSPTRYYDPAAILVDGEYDVAGALILLAATLLLVIASAEWFRRRDV is encoded by the coding sequence ATGACCGAGATCATGAAGTACGAGGCTCAACAACGCCTCAAAGGGACGTTGACGCTTCTGGTAGTGGTGAGTTTCTATCTCGCGCTTTTGGTGTGGCTGTTTCCCTCGATCGAGGCGGCGGGCCCGTCCTTCGAGGAGTACGCCCAGGCGTTGCCCGAGTCCCTGCAGGCGGCCTTCGCCATCGAGTCGATCACGACCATCGAGGGGTTTCTCGCCGCCGAGATCTACCAGTTCATCTGGATTCTCATGCTCGGGCTGTATGTCACCTACCTCGGGGGCGGGCTGATTGCCGGGGACATCGAATCCGGGCGCATCGACCTGTTACTGGCTGCGCCGGTCTCCCGAATTCGCGTCGTCGTCGAGAAGTTCGGGTCACTTTTGGTGCCGATCCTGGCGATCAACGTCCTCATGCCGGTCGTGGTGCTCGCCGCGGTCCTCAGTATCGGGGAGTCCCTGCCGGCCTTCGACCTGGTCGTCCTGCATGCCTTCTCGGTTCCCTACCTGCTTCTCGCCGCGGCGATCGGACTCTTCCTCTCGGTGTTCTTCGACCGGGCCGACATCCCCCAGCGGGCCGGACTGGGGGTTCTCTTCGCGCTTTTCACCCTGGAGACGGTGACCTACGACACGGACATCGAGTGGGTCGGCGCGCTGAGCCCGACCCGGTACTACGACCCGGCCGCGATTCTCGTCGACGGGGAGTACGACGTCGCCGGCGCACTCATCCTGCTTGCGGCCACGCTGTTGCTCGTGATCGCCAGCGCGGAGTGGTTTCGCCGCCGAGACGTGTGA